Sequence from the Phragmites australis chromosome 11, lpPhrAust1.1, whole genome shotgun sequence genome:
ACCACGAGCACCTGCAACCGACCGTGATCTTGCCAAAGATTTACCAGATCCACATGTGACATGTCGTGCGGCCTGCAGGCCACTGACACCGGGCCTCAAAACCGCCGCACGCATTGTGCGCCTGCAGTTTATGTGCCACTCCGGCCTGCGCCATGCCATGCATGCGTGCGGTGTTACCAGTAAAAACCATCGGCAAACGCACCAAATGGCTGCTCTGCTCTGCCCAGCTCAGTTGTGCTGTGAGCCTGTGTCATGCATGCACGTTTGCAGCTCGTGTCGCATAGTACGGGAATTTTCGCCGTTTCTTTCTGGACGACATATCCAAACAGGCAGGGCATAGTTAAGGGCAAGGGACGTACTAGTACTTAAAGCTGTTGCCTGATGCAAAATGCAAGAATGCAACAGCATCAGCGTGCAGTGTAACAGCTCAAagcgccaaaaaaaaaagagttaatTAGTTATCCGCATAAGAATAATCTAATCGGATGGATGGgtataatcttaaaaaaaatgtgtttgattgtttacttatactatttcAGTTTAATCTGACGGATATAATGTACACCTGTAGTTTGGCCTAAGAGGAAAGTTCGATTTGAACTTTCCAAATACAGACTCCTACATTCGTTCATACAGATCACCCCTTGTTAGTGttataaaatcatctttatacgaATACAAATAACAATTTCAACTTTATATTCACTCATACAAACTCAGATtcgatcaaccaaacaaaatctcAACTTAGCAGTCTGCCTAAACAGATACAACCAAacaaacactattttttttaacaattctGTTCAAACTGCTTTTCCTCAGTTTGCATATCCATTGCATGCAAGCTGACTCATACGACAACCAATCACGCCCTTAGAGCATTATAGAATACAGAGGACAGATGAaaagtacttttttttttactggccAGGAAATGCATAGACAAAATCATATGAACAGTCGCCTTGGGAAGCAGCCGCAGATTTCTTTACTACCGCGCCCTGCCCTGACTGCCTCGCGTGCCTCGTGGTAGGGCCGTCCGGCCGTGGCGAACGCTACACGGCAGCGCTGCTCTCAGACACGCGCAGGACGCCCCTGACCGCGGTAGGCCACCACGCCCGGCCTCGCGCGCACCGCCGGTCCCCCCTCCCCCGAACCAGTGTCATACGACACATGGCCCATGCGGGTGCACCGTGCAAGCGCACGGACACACGGCGCCGTCCCGTACGCAGGCGCATACGCCGGCCGGTGCGACGATGATGCAACGGCGTCGTGCTCGCTCGCTGGGCAGACGCCATTAGCCATAGCCGTCCTCTTCATCGTCGTCTCCTGTGCGCGCGGTTCGGTGCACGCGCCGAACGGCCTGTGACACGGAGTCACGGCATGTAGAGCTGGTTCCGGCACTTGCATCGCCACGCCTCCGGGTAGTACTCTGTGGTTACCAGCACGCCCGGCGGCACGGACACGTGCACCGGGTAGCAGGGGCTGCAGCTGCCGCACTTGGACGTGCACCGCGGCGGGTGCGATCCCGGACCCGCCGACAGCAGCCGCCGCCCGGCGAAAGCCAGCTCCTGCACACGAACACCAATTAAGCAGCAGTTCAATTAATCAAGTGTCCATATGTGCTCCTTCTCTTGTGGTGCTGAGTACTAATCAATGACGGTGTACGGGCAGCGACGTATGGTCTTTCGGCGGTGGGCCATGGGGTCCGGCCGCTGTGGAAGGCCTGTCGGCGGCAGGGGACGTACGGCGTCGTGAGCTGGGCAGACCGCAGCGCCGCACACATTGCTGATCGGCGGGCTAGCCGCGACGGCGGTCCCTTGCGCGGGTCACGAGCTCTGCGGCACTTTGGCCTTTGGTGCAACGAGATGAATGTGGCTACCTGATTCAAATGGTCATCTCGTGGACCGTACGTGTGATTTGACATGCCACCTGCTGCTGCATCAGCTGAGGCAAAACGGCGATGCGCAAGCTATGGAGATGCATGGCACCTTGTTGAGAGTTTGTGACATGTGGTTTTCCTACTTTTACAGAGAAGTAGCACTTCAGCATGCATGGAAGAGATGCGCAACGCAACGCACCTGATCAACGGGATGGGCTCCTGCTGCTGCGCCTGCCATCCTCCCGAAATCTGTTCACGGTTAAGGAACTGAAGTGAGTGATCACCAAGCAAGCAAGTACAACACTGGGCTAAAAAGGGAAAATGCTGTAGAGCATGCATCTTTGTATCCGTTGGATCTTCTCTCAAATCCACCAACTGAATCTGTAGTTGACTACCTGTGTGCAGCTAGTTcgggacaagaagaagaagaaaacaggACCAGAAACGCTAGAAGAGTCTCTGTACTTCCAGTGACGAACACAACTATCTTTTTTGCCTGAGAGTCAAGAGCACACGCAGCTCAGCTTACCCGAAGCAAGCACGCCGCCACtcgcccggccgccgccgccgcacacGAAGCAGAGGGAGACGACGagagcagcagccgccgcagcgAAGCCGCAGGCGACGGCGAAGAGCCTCCGCGCGGATCTCACGCTCCGCCACCTCAGCCTCCCCATGAGCAGAGGCATTACAAGAACCGCTCTTTATGCTAGCTCAGCTAGCGCCGGAAGCCTTGGGAGCTAGCAAGCGTGGAGCTCGAGTGATTGGGGGAAGGAAGGAGCCAAAACCCGGAagcggccgggggccggggggAACAAGACACGGGAGCGAGGGGATGATGTGCGGACGCGCGCCTGCCTCCTTGCCCGACCACTCTCGCAGGCTCGCCAGCACTGTAGCCGCATCACATCGGCCTCTCGCTGCACCTCCCCCGCGTAACTGATATAGCAGGGGGAGCATCCGACGGCTACGGCACGCACGGTGGAATTTACTATCGGCGCGCACAAAGCAGGCGCGCGTACGTTTCGCTAGGTGCTCTCACCTAGAGCGCTCGTACGGCTCGCTTTGCATGCGCTCCGTGGAGCGTGGACTGCCGCGCTTTTCTAAAACGGGACGCGCAGCACCTACCCGTAATGCACCTGTAACGAATCTGTAATCCTGTTTGGGTGGTACAGAAAGAGCGTTTCCCGTAATACCCTGTGGGTTTGACTCTAAATAAAGGACGATTTTAGTTCcgttttacatttttttcattCACTGGTGAAAAGATTGAAATTTGcgaaattttaattattttttatcctttGCTACGTGGGTTCTATATATCaatgaaagaaaattttcaaaattaaatatttcgttttcctttaaaattcacaaaaattcgATGAAACTTTAATCCGTGCTTGTAACCAAATTCCGGTAGCATAGGAAAATGTTGCTAGTGATGGTGGATTTTGCGTTGGAATAGAGGAAATTGGTGAGGTTGGTTAAGTCTCCGTTTGGAACACAGGAATTTCCGCATGAATTTGAAAACAAGGTATACTAATTCTCCCAGGAATCCTACGAGATTCTCTTGATCGTTTCAGCCTTAACAGCAACTAAAAGGGGGTTTTCTTTGTACTATTAACTTGCATCTAAGTGGTCGTTTTTGTGcttgtttttattttcacaATACTGTTTAATACTCCTATTTAGAAGGCATTCTTTAGTTTGGCCCTTGCTCGGGATTAACAGGGGCATACTAGGACCACTGAGTTGCATGTGTGCGCAGAGACACTGTGGTACGTATCAAACTTGCGCCATGTAATGGCAGGGTGGTCCAGAGAGCGAGAGTGGTAGTCGACCGTGACAAGCCAATGGTCTGGTCTTCATGGGGTCAATTGTCCTGCAGCTGTTGGATTTGACAAAGATTGGAGCAAGTGATGTGGAATGGAAGAGAGGAATTTATGCTGGTCAAAGTGCGTCTTCGATCATGGGTTCTCGTTGTCGTGCAGTGCAGGGCCCTGTTCGGTTGGATACTTGATCTGATGCAGAGAGTGATGGCTTGGACCGTGTTGAGAATTTGTTCTGCTAATCAATGGTAAGAAAAAAGTTGTTGTTGACTCGTGTTTCAGTTCATAGCCTTATAATTGCACAGATGAACTACTACATGACAGTAACTTTGCGGTCCATTCTTCCCTGCTTGTTTAGTACTCTTGCTGATTCGGCCATCTAATTCTTTTGgccaaaatccaaaattagacaatatacgcgatcgtatttaccgaaatagacaacatgttagcgtatttacaattttagcatctgtattcggcacaccgtgtgtcgaatatggcactgtagctcatattcgacacacaatgtgccgaaaatgacactgtagcacaattttcggcacaccgtgtgccgaatatagactgtagcacagtatttcggcacacggtatgcTGAATATAAAATacttttatatgtatttttatcatttcatgtaaatgaagcattacaaagtaactcattttttcatcatataaactagagctgaaaataattttagaaattaggtcatcacataataagaatattagtgaatttttctagatttttgggagtttatttgagacactaaaaattattacaagttataaaagtagtcttttttgaataattttagttttaaatatacaaaggattttttggtgaatctaattaaaatgggttgcacatggattatggaatatgtaaaaaaagttttaacatttttggagtaacagaagaccaccgttttgaaaaagaggaaaaacgaaattcaaacgcactgctgttactgttcacgcgtggtactgttcattttcggagTGGGGTGcgccgaaaatggactgtagcaccgtatttcggcacaccgtatgccgaaatactgtgctacagtccctattcggcacaccgtgtgccgaaatactgtgctacagtccattttcggcacacggtgtgccaaaaattatgctacagtgtcattttcggcacaccgtgtgacgaatatgagctacagtgccatattcgacacacggtgtaccgaatacggatgctaaaattgtaaatacgctaacatgttgtctatttcgataaatacggtcacgtatattatctaattttggatttttgccaatTCTTTTCAGTGTGTACATCTTACTTGAAACGAAGCTTCTAACTCTGCTGTACGAGAGTTCGCTTTCATGAACCACCTAAGCCACCAACGAAAAGATTTTGAGATGACCAATCAAACACTTGGCAAGCGTAGCACGCAGGCAAAGTCCAGCATAGCACTGTACCAATCGCATGATGTGACCTGCCATTTCATCAGCCAACTAACTGCTCATGGTTCGATTTTTTCGAGCACCACGAGGACCTGACCCTGACCAGTGACCAACACCATGctgtccatgcatgcatgcatccatgcgCGCACGGCAGCTGATCAACGGCCAAAACAATTGGGCAGCTAGCTCAGTTGGACGAAGGCCTCCGTCCAGCATGGGACACGAAGCGGAAGAGCCCGGCACACTTTTGCGCAGGCGCTTTGCCTGGATGCATGCCGTCTTGTCCCTTCACCGGCCAACGGCCATGTCCTGCACTGACCTTATTTCAGCGACCTCCATTTCACCTCTCAGCGACTCCCAGTGAAAACAAAGCGTGACTGCATGAGCGCTTCGAAGTCGTTACGTCGATCGAGTAGCTGCCCTCGCTAGCATGCATGCTACTACGTCGTAGGCTGTGGCCGAGATAGACTCGTAGTCGTCTGTCCTCGCCGCGTTTGTCGGGCATCTTACCATCTGAGGCGACTTTGGACGTCATCGTCTACGGCATCCGCCCATGCACGCACTGAGCATTTGGCCGGCCGTACGCGCGTACGTCCTCTCCTCTCCCGGCAGCAGCACTGCcggctggccggccggccgaaCCGGCAGTAAAATTGTGGCAGGTAACGGTGAAAAGTAAAGGCGACCGGCCCCTAGGTTGGGTCACATCAGCCATCGGCGGGTCGGGATCGTTTCGGTTCAGAGATGAGATTGGAAACTTGAAAGGCATCTGTCTGGCCGTCTATCCGTCTCTTTCCTGGCCGCATCGGTGATGATCAGATCAGGTCATGTGCTTCAACAGTGGCACATGTTGGCTGTTCCTCTACCGCTGCTCTTCTCCGATGCAATGCAATGGCGTGGTGCGAACGAACCGAGGCTCATTTGGAGTGGCGCTAGTTTTGTGAGCGGGAGTAGTCCGTGTTGAAGTGTCGAAGCATTATCACAGTGAAGACGGTGATAAGAATCCAAAAGAGGCTTAGTAGGAGATCTATTTCTAAGTAGAGAGCTCTAACAACTAAGGGTGGATGACAATTCACCGATATCacgagaaaaaataatagtgcCGAGTGTTTgcattctctctattttttacaTTCTACACTTCTTTCTTACAATACTTACTATtctatatttatcttttatagaATTGTCATGTACAGTTGATAGGATTGGTTTATAAGTGTAAACTTTGTTTTAGTAAAGTAGaaacactagatgaacctatatcatatttatatagaaattaaaataggtttatcttgtgattttGAATCTTAATTTTAATTGTCTCTGATTTACCCCTTTTAGGCATCACTGGGGGCGGATCTGCTGTAGGTGCATGCGGGTACAATTATAccctaaaattttaaaaaatactaagTATATATACACCTAGTATATTGTACATATACAAAATCTAGTCAATTATAAAGGTTTCATGCACAGGTGCCCAGCCGAGAGCAAAAGAATCCCACATGGCATCACAACCACACCATGCCATCCAGACATCCATTAATACAACACTTCTTCTTTGCATGGGTTCTTTGAGTCCAGCACATTTATTTGCTTCTTATGACAAGGAACGACTTCTTAAACTTGCAAAGTTTTATCCTAAAGATATCTTAAATGTAGAATTGGTCCAACTTTCTCTGTAACTTAATATGTTTATTGTTGATATGCAACACGATGAAAGATTTCGAGAAGTCAAGAATCTTAGTGGGctcctgtcggtgtatcaggtaccgggggtccctaagtcccaaggcccggccagccatccgccacatggcgccatcccacgaggtccctcctaaaggatgagaaaagttcaagtcccgggagaaggtgctcggggccacagtcactggtccccgagcaccccagttccctgatgatccacagagtctaaataccgggaagaaagtgctcggggaggtgcccggtcacccccgagcgccctagtcccccgacgatcagaagagctaagttccgggagagagtgctcgggacagCGTGTGGTAGCTCCCGaacgctcggttccccgaggatccgcgtaagagtgctcggggctgcacgtggcagcccccgagcactcggttccccaaaggatcaagcaagagtgctcggaagagagtgctcggggaggtgaacagtacccccgagcacccggtaccccgaggacaaggataggtattctcgggagagagtgctcggggaggtgaacagtacccccgagcactcggtgccccgacgacccagaaatgcccccgaggggcccaccgatgaggtgtccatcagtcagaggtccgaagccgcatttaatgagcgtgcatggcctgacatctctaactgctcccgccgcggtgtcagttcctgccatgctttggcagagaggcgtggggctattaattgcacggatcccgtcccgtatcatatagcttgtctcgggataacatcgcaaggatcaaggcgttccgtctgtcgccctgctgtggcagaggaacaagacaggacgggcacgccgagttgctctgtggctgcccggtgggccctctccgcggcgcccgttgccagggcgtttatggtgataggtgaccgagcgtgcgacgcattttccaccccccctctcgtcacttcacccagaagaaatgatgacgcctttcccagtcatggcgtcttggaacttgtgccccctccttcccgttcgagGCATGTCACAGCCAGCGAGTACAaaaagagccggcaacacaTAAGAGAACTGGAATCGAAACAATCCGACAATCCaacaagagaccgcaagcacccaagcatcaagaaccgaaccatagacgaacacaaggcacaagggacagtccatgccgaagaacaaggagcctcaagctcttagttaggccaatattcttgtaaccagcgacatccttgagggacttcctcaggacagttattgcatccatacaggagtagggtattacgcccccatgcggcccgaacctgtctaaattctggtgtatttacttctttttgcactaggtcatcacccccaccaccggccgttgcatttactctcattcatttctccgacgaacttattcaggatcatccccccggccgaatctctaaaaagggggtctctcaggatccctgcgacatgagttaatcctccgacatcTCCCTATCAAACTTGTGAGGCAAATAAACATGACCACTATAAACTTGTTTATTTATTGTTGAAATTGGTCATGATCCTTCTCATGGCtactgcaagtgttgaaagaGTATTATCAGCAATGAACCATGTGAAGACCAAGCTACGTAAAAGAATGGATAATCAACACTTAAATGATTGTttagtcatatttattgagcGTGATTTTTTTCTAACTTGTTAGTGATGATGATTATATCATCAAATGCTTTCAAGCAATGGCAGATCCCCGTGTGAAGCTTTTATATTAGATATTATGTGATGTCAGTTGTAAGAGAAATATGTAACTTCTTCTATCTATGTCATCCTTACTTGTTCATTCATTGTTTAGTGGTTGTATTATATTGCTTGAATTTTGGTGGATTGCACGCTTAACTTCGTATCCCCATGGTTGAAATCTTGGATCCACCACTGGGCATCACTGATTCTTACAATGAACAAAACACTATTGT
This genomic interval carries:
- the LOC133883890 gene encoding EPIDERMAL PATTERNING FACTOR-like protein 4, with translation MPLLMGRLRWRSVRSARRLFAVACGFAAAAAALVVSLCFVCGGGGRASGGVLASDFGRMAGAAAGAHPVDQELAFAGRRLLSAGPGSHPPRCTSKCGSCSPCYPVHVSVPPGVLVTTEYYPEAWRCKCRNQLYMP